ACGATCACGATCCGCTGGTGTCGATAAACGCTTTGTCGTCCAGCGGGCGAACCCAGACGTTGCGGAAGCGAACCGCGTTGTCGTGATCTTGCAAGAAGACGGGGCCCGTCGAGCTTTTCAGTTGACGCTCCCAGATTGCTTTCAAATAGGGAGTCGCGCCGTAGCGGTACGGATGATAGCTCGATCGCGGTTCGCCCAGTTGCAAGTCGCGTTGCACTTGTTGCCCGTTGAGCCATGCGGTGATCGAGCCCTCTTTAGTGATCTTGCCTTGGTCGTCCCGTCGCGGGGCGCGGTAGCGGATGTCGTAAACCTGCCATTGGTCGCGCGGACCGCAAGCATTCGCAAGCGGCTTGGAAAATCCGTAGACCGACCCGGCGTCCTGTTGACTCAGTTCCTGTTTGCCGTGGGAATCGATGATCTGGACTTCGTAGTTGCCGTGGATGTAGATCCCGCTGTTCCCTGTTCCTCCTTCGGGGATCAGGAATTCCACGTGCAGGTCGGCATCGCGGAAGTGCAGCGTCGAAACTAGGTGGTTCGATCGGACAGCTTGCTCGCCTTGGGAGACCGTCGAAACCAAGCTGCCGTTTTCGATCGGCCAGTTGATCGCTGATCCCTGCGTGCTGCGGAACTTCGGCTCCGATTCGCCATCAAACAGCACGATCGCGTCGGCTGGCGGTTCGACCGGCAGCTGCGATTGGTCGGGGTGAAACTCTTCGGCCGCCAGAGGCAAGGCGAATCCGATCAGGCTGAGGGCAATAGCACGCATCATTATTATGGGACTTCTACGGGAGGTGTCTTGTTGTTCATCCGGTAACCGCGATCGCGGAGGTGTTGCTGGCAAAGTATATCATCCGCCAGCCGGTTTGCTGTCCAATCACCGCGGTGAACGGTAGACTCTGGCGATGTCAAATCCGCAGAATCTCCCGCCGTCCGACTCGCCAGGTCCCCAACGCAACCCTTCGATGCGACATTGGATGTTTCCGATGTTGTGTGGGTTTTCGCTAATCGCCTACTTCTGGCCTTCGGGCGGCATCGATCCGTTTGTTGCTTCCAAGTCGTGGCTCTCCTGGATGATCGCGGCGACGATGTTCGCATTGGGCAGTCTGTTGCCCGAGGATGAAGTCCGTCGGCTGCGTCGCCAGTTGCCGCAAGTCTGTTTAGGAACGTTGACCCAGTGTCTGGTCATGCCGCTGGCGGCGCTAGCGGTCGTCCGGTTCGGCGGGCTCGAAGGGGGCTACCGATTGGGAGTGATCCTTGTCGGATGTGTTCCCGGGGCGATGGCATCGAACGTGTTGACGCTGGCCGCTGGCGGCAACGTCAGCTATTCGGTCAGCCTGACGACGATGGCCACCTTGGCTTCGCCGATCACCGTCCCCTGGCTGTTGGTCTTGATGGCGGGGATCAGCGAATCGGAAGCTCGTATCGAACCGCTATCGATGATGCTGACACTCGCTTCGACCGTCTTGTTGCCCGTGATCGCCGGCTTCTCGTTGGCGCGTTGGAGCCCTCGGTTCAAAGCGATCGCCGAACCGGTCGGTCCGGTCTTGGCGAACCTTGTAATTCTCTGGATCATCGCCGTCGTCGTGGGACTCAACCGCGACCGCTTGGCCATGATCCCGCTGAGTCTGTTGGCGTCGCTGTTAATTGTGAACCTTGTCGGCTACGTCGGCGGTTATACCGCGGGAGCTCTCGCGCGGATGGATGAACCGATGCGTCGGGCGCTGACATTAGAAGTTGGTATGCAGAACGCGGGGCTTGGGACGATGCTTGCCGTCGGCAGCTTTGGCGACCAGTTTCCCGAAGCCGCCATCCCCACAGCCGCCTACACGTTCGGATGTGTCTTCACCGGCACGATCCTCGTCTCGCTGTGGCGCCCACGCCCTGGAACTGCCGTGTAGTACGATTTGTTGTGGTCGCCTGCTGCTAGGCGTCTTGTGAAGCTACTCGTGGAAACTGCTCGATGATTGGCGTCGGGCTGCCAATGGCGAAACTCTGATTCCAATTGCACCACTGGATTGACGATGGCTGAATTGCTGCATGTTGTCGCGATGAACGTGCCTTGCCCGTTTCATCTCGAACTTAAATTTTCCGATGGCGATGCTCGCGTCGTCGACCTGCGACCGCTATTAAACGGGCCAGCGTTTCTGCCGCTTCACGATCCCGATGTGTTTGCATCCGCAACGATCGATCCGGTGTCAAAGACTGTCTGTTGGCCTTGTGGAGTCGACTTGGCTCCCGAAGCACTGACGTCCCTGTCGCCAGCGGATATTCAGTCGGCCGGATAGCGTCGCCGGAAGTTACAACTGATCAAGCCAGCAGCTTTTCGATCACCTTCGCCGGTTGGCCGTCGATCAGCGATTGCTCGCGTCCGTTCTGTTCGTAGGTCAGGTTTTCGGCTTCGAGCCCAAACAGATGCAGCAGGGTGGCGTGGTAGTCGAAATGGTTGACTTGGTCTTCCACCGCGTGGTGGCCGAATTCGTCGGTCGCGCCATGCATCCCCGATCGGAAGCCGCCGCCGGCGACCCACATCGTGAATCCGTAGGTGTTGTGATCCCGGCCGATGTTCGCTTCGTTTTGAATCACGGGCAACCGCCCCATCTCGCCGCCCCAGTGGACGACGGTGCTGTCCAGGAGTCCGCGTTGCTTGAGATCTTTGACGAGCGCAGCGGCCGGTTTGTCGATCTTCTTGCACGATGCTGGCAACGCTTTGACGATGCCGCCATGGTGGTCCCAGTATTGGTTTTTCGTGAACAGTTGCACGAACCGGACGCCCCGTTCGACAAGTCGTCGCGCGATCAGGCAGCGTTCGCCAAACTCTCGCGTCTCGGGTTGGTCCAGCCCATACATCGCGTGGGTTGCCTTGGATTCGCGGCTCAAATCGGTCGCTTCGTCCGCCGCAAATTGCATCCGTTCAGCGAGTTCAAAATTGGCGATCCTCGCTTGCAGTTCGTGTTCGCCCGTCCGCTGTTCCGCATGGCGTCGGTTCAGCGATTGCAGTAGGTCGAGGTAATTGGATTGAATCTCGCCGTCGAGATGGGGCGGCGGCTGCAGGTTTAAGATCCTCGGCTTCACGGGCCGGATGACGGTTCCTTGAAACAGCGATGGCAACCAACCGTTGGACCAGTTTAAGACGCCTGCGACCGGCAATCCCTTCGGGTCGGTCATCGCAATGTACGCCGGCAAACTCTCGCTTTTTGTCCCCAACGCATACGTCAACCAGCTGCCCAATGCGGGTCGCCCCGCCAAGGGGCGACCGCCGTTCATCGCGTAGATCGATTGGCCGTGGTTGTTCACGCCGGTGTGCATCGAACGAATCACAAGCGCATCGTCGACGATCGTCGAGAATTCGGGAAGCAGTTCGGAAACGTCGGTCCCATGTTCGCCGTACTTCTTGAATTTCCAAGGTGATCCAAAGACCTTCGAACTGGCTTGAGCCGCGTTGTCGTATTTGATCTTGCCGGGAAACTTCTGCATGTGCAGTTCGTTTAATATCGGCTTCGGATCCAGTAGATCCATCTGGCTGGGGCCGCCTTGCATGAACATCGAAATCATCGCGGTCGCCCGCGGCTTCAGCGGCGGCTGCTTGGGCTTCAGATCGAATCCTTCGGTCCCCAGGTTCGGCTTCTTCGGTTCGGCATTCGCTTTTTGGGCCATCAAACAGGCCAACGCCAGCGGCCCGCCACGCATCGCCGAAGAGGCCAGGAAGTGTCGGCGCGAAGATTGAATGTCGGAATTGTTGTTCGTCATCGGTTTTCCGTCGTTTCGCAGGCGGGGGTTTTTCAGGAGGGGAGCGGGCTGTCGCCGACGTTAGTATCGGCGGGGGAAGCTGCGGTCGCCGTTAATCCACATAGAGAAATTCGTTGGAGCTGAACATCGCTTGGCAGGCGCTGGCCAGTGCCAGTCGGTGAGCCGCTTCGGCGGATAGTTTGGCGTCGCGTGACCTAAATGCGGAGGTTTGTCGCGCGACGAAGTTGGTCAGTTCGGTCAGCACGCCATTTTCGATCTCTCGATTGAAGCACCGCTGCCAAGCGTTGGAAATCTGTTGCGGAACTTCGCTCTCGGCTCGGATCGCCTGAGCCGCCAGTTGGTCCGCTTGATCGATGACAAACGCACTGTTCATCAGCAGCAATGCTTGCGTGGCGACGTTTGAGTAGTTGCGGATGGTGCAGTTGGGGGCGACGGTGGCCAAGTCGAATGTTTCCAGGACGCCCAGCGGTCGGCTGCGGCGAACTTGAACGTAGACGCTGCGGCGACTGGCCTCTTCGCCGAGCTGCGATTTGCCCGTCGGCTTGCGTTCTCCGTCAAGCATCTCCTTGCCCAATACGACTTGCCCCACAGCGTCTTCTTTTACCGGCACCGGTGGGCCGTGCAAGCGATTTGTGATCGTGCCGTTTGCGACGAGCATCGCGTCGCGGATCGCTTCGGATTCCAGTCGCCGGACCGTCATCCGTGCATACAGCCGATTGTCGGGATCGACGCGGTCCAGCTGCTCGGTTCGCGTGGAAACCTGCTGGTACGTTTGCGACAGCATGATCATCCGATGCATGCGTTTCAGGTTCCAACCGCCACGCATCAGGTCGGTTGCAAGCCAGTCGAGTAGTTCGGGATGCGTCGGCTTGGAGCCTAGGAAACCGAAGTCGCCCGGCGAATCGACGATGCCTCGTCCGAAGTGGTTTAGCCAAACGCGATTCATCAGAACGCGAGCCAGCAGTGGATGTTTGCCGTTGGTCAGTTGACGTGCGTAGGCGAGTCGTCGACCGGTCGTGGGGAGGTCGGGATCGTTTGCCTCGATCTCCGTGGGATCGTTGCCTTTCAGGACGGTCAGTTCGCTGGGACCCAGTTCCTGACCGGGCTGTTCGTGGTCGCCACGAATGAACAGATGCGTTGGTGGCACATGGTTCGCCGGTTCGGTTAAGACGCGAATGAACTTCTCTTTCGGGGCGGTCGCGCGGATCGCATTGATCTCGTTCTGCATGTTGGCGAGGTCCGTTTTCGCGTCCACTTTGCGGCAGATCTGGGCCGCCTCGCGATAGCGTTGGACCTCGGCAAAGCCGTCGGGTGAGAACGTTTCCAGCGAGGCGGCGTCGACCAACGGTCCTGGGAATTCCGTTGCCAGTTGCTGTTGGTCGCTCGTCCATTTATCGGCCGGCATCGATGCCAGCTTGGCAACGGCTTCGCGATGCTCCTCAGGAATCTTGGCGAGTTGCTCGTTCCGAGCCAGTTCGATCAATTCCTGCTCCAACGCATCGGCGGCTCTTTCGATATCCGAAGCCCGTCGCGCACGCTGTTGGGCATACAGATAGAGCGAGCCGGGCGAAATGTTGCCGACGTTGGGGAACTCCTCCAACAGGGCAACCTGTTCGGCGCTCCGCTTCGATTTCTCCGTCTTGAAAGCGCTCTCGACTGCTTCGCGACGGTCGGCAGGAACGACCAACAGTTCTTCGTAGAGTGTCCTGTCGAGATGTTCCTGTTGGCGTTTGGAGCGTTTCGCGGTCGCTTCTTTGGCTTTCTGATCGACCGCCTTGCGAGCCTGTCGATCTTCCTCGGTGTACAACGACATGCGACGCTGCCGTGGGACTTTCCATTGCTTTGGATCGAGTGCCGGTTCGAAAATCGCGCGGAACCGAAAGTAATCGGCTTGGCTGATCGGATCGTATCGATGGTCGTGACACTTCGCACATCCAACCGTTAACCCCAGCAGCGATGTCGATACGATCTCGATCGTGTCGGATATCGTTTCGTTGGCTGCCAGGGCGCGATCGATGCCTCCCGATGCGGTTCCGTCGGGGGCCATGCGAAGAAAGCCGGTGGCGGTAAGTTGAGCGATCCGCTCGGGCGTTAGCTGCGATGCGTCGTCGCCGGTCGCCATCTCGTCCCCGGCCAATTGCTCGCAGATAAATTGGTCCAACGGTTTGTCATCGTTAAAGCTGTCGATGACGTAATCGCGATAGAAGTAGGCGAACTCGCGTTCGGTATCTTGATTTGTGTAGCCATCGGAATCGGCGTAGCCAGCGACGTCCAGCCAATGCCGGCCCCATCGCTCACCATAACGGGGCGATGCGAGCAAGCGATCGATCAACGCCGCGAAGGCGTGGTCGCTCGGATCGTTGACGAAATCGTCGACCATCTCCGGTTCGGGCGGCAGTCCCCAGAGATCGAACGTCGCTCGGCGGATCAGAGTGTGGCGATCTGCGGCGGCCGAAAAGGCGAGCCCTTCGCGGTGCAGCCGATCGAGGACGAAGGCGTCGATTGGATTGTCGCTGGCGTTCGCTTTGACAACGGGCGGCTCGGGAGACGCGATCGGTTGGAAGGCCCAGAAGCTGCGTTCCTCCTCGGTGATGTAGTCGCCATCGTCGAGTGTCAGCGGTTCTTCTCGCGCGGTCTTGGCACCGTCGAGGATCCACTTGCGAATCGAAGCGATATCCTCGGCTGAGAGGTTCTTTTCGCCGGGCGGCATGTCTCCCGACTCCACCCGTTCAAGCAGCAGCGATTCGCTAGCATTGCCCGGGACGATCGCTTCGCCCGAATCGCCGCCAGACAAAATCCAACGTTTTAGTCGGACATCGAGCGATCCCTCGACGACGCCACTCTCGCCATGGCAATGAAAACAGTGCGCCTTCAGGATCGGGCGAACATCCTTTTCGAAGGTCGACGTATCGGCGGCAAAGGTCCGACCCGAGAGGATGGAAATGGCAGCAAGCAGCGCAAAGGTAGGTAGGAGACGCATTTTCAGGATCGCGGTTGGAGGGCGAAAACGCAGGCGGGGAACCGTATGCTACACGATCCAGCCGTGGGGTTAAACACTTTCCGCGAAACAAACCCCGGGCAAGCCGTCATGAAGCCGCGGCCGCGGCGGCCGCATATAGCCTGCGGCGCGAGCCCTGTCAGTTATGCGTAAGTCAGTTTCTATCCCCGAAGGGATTGCAGCCACTAGCCGTAGGTAAGCGAAGCGCCACCTACGGCTAATGGCAAACAAACAGGTTTTCGACGCCGAAGGGTGTCGCAGCAATCAGGCTGGTCGGGCTGCGACCACCTTCGGGGTCGTATATCGCGTCGCTTTTCGTCATCCGGTGGTGTTCGCTGCGCTCGACCACCGGCTAATGGCTTTAACGCTTTCGGCGTAGGTTGACTTGTCTATAACTGTCAGGGCTCGCGCCGCAGGCTTTATGTGATCGCCGCGACCGCGGCTTAAAGACGCTTGGCTCTGACAGCGAAACGTCTGCCTGGGGGAGAGATTTATGCCAGGATCGGGCGGATCACGTTGGCTTCGGTGACGCCGGTTAGGCGTTGGTCGAGGCCTTGGAACGGGTAGGTGAACCGGCTGTGGTCGATTCCCAGTTGGTTCAGGATCGTGGCGTTGAGATCGCGGATGTGAACCGGATCAGCTGTCACGTTGTAACTGAACTCGTCCGTCTCGCCGTGCACGACGCCTTGCTTGATGCCCGCTCCCGCCATCCAGACTGTAAAACACTTGGGATGGTGATCGCGGCCATAGGTCTTTTGCGTCAGCTTGCCTTGGCAGTAGATCGTGCGTCCAAATTCACCGCCCCAAACGACAAGCGTGTCGTCCAGCAGGCCGCGCTGTTTCAGATCGGTCAGCAGTCCCGCGTTGGGTTGGTCGGTGTCCTTGCATTGTTTTGGTAGGTCGCCCGGCAGGTTGCCGTGCTGATCCCAGCCGCGATGGAAGATCTGCGTGAACCGTACGCCGCGCTCGGCCATCCGCCGCGCCAGGATGCAGCAGTTTGCATAAGATCCAGGTCGCATGACATCGGGACCGTACAGGTCCAAAACATGTTGCGGTTCGTCGCTTAGATCGGCCAGTTCGGGGATCGACGTCTGCATTCGAAACGCCATCTCGTACTGAGCGATCCGGGCGTTGGTCTCCGGATCGCCGATCGCTTCGTAGGTCTGTTGATTCAGTCGCGAGAGGCTGTCGAGCATCCGCCGGCGGACGCCCGCATCCAATCCGCTGGGATTCGACAGGTACAGCACCGGGTCGCCGGCGCTGCGAAGCGAAACGCCTTGGAATTTGCTTGGCAAAAAGCCGCTCCCCCATAGACGGTTGTAGAGCGCTTGGGCTTGCTGGCGTCCGGACCATGACGCTGTCATGACCAGGAACGACGGTAGGTTTTCGTTTTCATTCCCCAGGCCGTAACTGAGCCATGATCCGAGGCTCGGTTTGCCCGGCAATTGGTCGCCGGTGCAGATGTAGGTGATCGCCGGATCGTGGTTGATCGCTTCGGTCCACATCGACCGGATCATCGAAATCTCGTCGACCTTCTTGGCCATGTGCGGGACCAATTCACTGGCCCACGTGCCCGCCTTGCCATGCTGAGCGAACTTGTAGATCGAAGGAGCGATCGGGAACCGCGATTGCCCGCTGGTCATCGTCGTCAGACGCTGCCCTTGGCGGATCGTTTCGGGGAGATCTTTGTCGAACCAATCGGCCATCTTCGGCTTGTAGTCCCACATGTCCATCTGGCTCGGCGCGCCCGACATGAACAGATAGATCGCCCGTTTGGCTTTCGGTTGATGGTGCGGCAGGTTTGCCAGTCCCGGTGTGCCCTGGAGCCCAGCACCGGCGGTGGCGGCATGCAATGGACTGCCGGGCATCGACGCCAATGCGGCGGTTCCCAGACCCAGCGACGCGTTGCGGAAGAAGTGGCGGCGGGTGAGTAGTTGTCTGTATTGGTTCAGCGCGTCGATTGTCATTTTGTCACCACTTCATCCAGGTTGATTAACGTGCTCGCCACGGCGGTCCAAGCTGCAAGTTCGATCGGGTCGATCGAATCGGGCGTGGGCGATTGCCCCAGCTTGATCAAGCGGTTTGCATTTTCGGGGTCTTTGGCAAACGCCGCGCGGGCGTCGTTGAGCAGTCCGACCAGTTCAGCCGTTTCGGTTTCCGAAGGAGTTCTCGAGGTCAGCGTTTCAAAAGCCCAAGCGATCTTTTGGGCGTCGTCGCTGCCCCCTTCGGCGATCACGCGTTGGCCGAGGTTCCGCGAGCATTCGACGAACTGCAATTCGTTGAGCATCATCAATGCCTGCAGCGGCGTGTTGGTTCGCTCTCGCCGCGCCGTGCACGATTCGCGGCTCGGCGCGTCCAGCATCGTCATCGTCGGCGGGCCGCTCGTCCGTTTCCAGAATGTGTAGAGGCTGCGGCGGTAGATCTTTTCGCCGCTGTCGGGTTTGAAATTGACGGTGTCCGAACCCGAATATCCAACCGCTTCCCAAAGCCCTTCGGGTTGCGGCGGCTTGACGCTCGGGCCACCCTGTTTCTCGACCAGCAGTCCGCTGGCCATCAACGCTTGGTCTCGCAACATCTCCGCATCCAAGCGGAACCGTGCCCCGCGGGCCAGCAGCCGATTGCTCGGGTCGCTGTCGCGTTGCTGTGGCGAGACGTGTTGGTCGCGGCGGTAGGTCTGCGACATCATGATCTGTTTGACCATCCGCTTCACATCCCAGCCCGAATCGCGGAAATCGATTGCCAGCCAATCGAGCAGTTGCGGATGGCTTGGCGGTTCGCCTTGAGCGCCAAAGTCTTCGCTCGTCTTGACGATGCCGGTGCCAAACAGCTGCTGCCAATAGCGGTTCACCGCAACGCGGGCTGTTAGAGGATGGCTGGGATCGGTCAACCATTTCGCTAGCCCCATCCGATCGTTTGGAACGCCTTCGGGCAGCGGCGGCAGCGCGGCCGGTACCGCTCGCGGGACCACTTCGCCCTTCTGGTCGTATTCGCCACGCAGCAGGACGTGGCTCGGCCGCGGCTCTTTCAATTCCTTCCAAACCAAGGTCGTCGGGAACGATTTTTCGACGGCGGTGATCTGGTTCAAGAGCCCATCTTTTTGAGCTCGCAACACCAGCCAATCGGGATCGATGCTGGCGACGCGGCGATAGTAGGCGCGGATCGCATCCGCCTGGTCGTCGGTCCGCGCGGCGGGATCCAACTTGGCAATCTCCACAATTGATGCGGGGACTGGAGCCGAAGGGGATCGAACGGCAAAGGCAAACCGACTCGGTCGCCCGCCATGGCTGACGACCTTTAATAGGATGTGATTCACTCCCTGCTTCAGGTCGATTTCGTATTCGTCTCGCAGCGACGCGAAGTCTCGCTGCTGCTGCAGCTCGCCCTGCTTCTTCTGATTAACAAACAACACGAGGCCGTCTTGAGTGCCTAACAGCAGCGTCACCTTTTGAGGTGTCTTCGCCTCGATCGTGCGATGCAATAAGACGACCGAAGGCTCGTCGCCAACGGTCGGCAGATCGTGCGCCGCGGCATCGGCGTAGGTCGGTTGTTTCGTCCATGGCACTTCGTGGCTGCCGAACTTTTCATCGGCGTTAAATTTACGCCCCTCGGAGGCGAAAGTTCGGAAGTAGCCCGCGGTGGGGTATTCCACTGGAAACGGTCCCGTTTGATCCCAGTCGCCAAGGACAAGTTGTTGGTCGGCAGCCGGTTGCGGAACGGCATCGCTGACACTCAAACGGACCTGCCCGAATTGATGTCCGGCCCACTGCGATTTGAAGTGCAATTTGATTCGCAACCGCGAATCGGCACCGTCGGTCAGGAAGCTCGACGCGACAAGCCACGCCGATCGCGTGCCGGGATTCAAGTGGCCGCCGATCGCCCAGCCGGCGTCTTTGTCCTGCTTGCCGTCGAACGCATACCCGATCGCAAACTTGCCGTCGGGCTGTTCGTAATCGGCTTCGCCATAGATCAACTTCACCGGCAGCCAGCGATTGCCCGACATCGGCGATGCGATTTCGACCTCCATCTCGGTCAGGACCGCATTGCCATTGCTGCTGATTCCGCCCGGCTTGTTCTCTTCGGCCAGGACTTCCAATTGCAGCAGTTGCCAGTTGTCGCCAGCGGGCACGGGAGCTTCGATCACAAGCGTGTCGGTCGCCGCTGGGGTGCCGGTCGCTTTGACCGAACCATCTTCTAATTGCTCCAGCTTCAAATCGCTTTCGGTTGTCACTTTATCGGGTATCAACGGGACCCACTGGATCGCTTGGCCACCGGTCAGTCGCTGTTCCCAACGGTGCTGCGCTTCGTCGACCCCCGTCAGGTCACCCTCCATCTCGATGTCGAGCAAATCGAGTTCTTCCCGCAGTTGTTTCAGTTGGCTCTCGTGCTCTGCCGTCGGCACTTGAACCGTTGGCGGGTGATCCTTCTTGTTGCCGTCCAACGCTCGGCCATCGAGACTGTTGAAATAGGCAAACAGCGAATAGAAGTCGCGAGCCGAGATCGGATCGAACTTGTGATCGTGGCAGACCGCGCAGCCGGTGGTCATGCCCAGGAAGACAGTGCCAAACGCGGAGACGCGATCGACGCAGTTACGGACGTAGACCTCGTCGTAGATCGATCCCCCTTCGCTTGTCGTGACGTTCAGTCGATTGAAGCCGCTGGCGATCTGTTGCTGCAGCGTGGCGTTGGGGATCAGGTCGCCGGCGAGTTGTTCGGTGATGAATTCGTCCAGCGGTTTATTGTCGTTGATCGCTGCGATCACCCAATCGCGATAGGGCCACATCTCGCGGTAGTTGTCCAGGTGCAGACCGTGCGTGTCGCCGTAGCGGACCAGGTCCAACCAGTAGCGAGCTTGGTGCTCGCCAAATCGCTTCGACTCCAACAATCGGTCGATCAATTTTTCGTAAGCGTTGGGCGACTTGTCGTCGACGAAATCGCGAACCTCTTGCAGTGTCGGCGGCAGCCCGGTCAGGTCGAAGGTGGCGCGGCGGATCAGCGACCGCCGATCGGCTGGCGGATTGATCGACAGTCCCGCGTCGATCGCCTTGCGGGCGATGAATTGATCGATCGGACCATCGGCTTGGATCGATGGATCGGAGATCGCCGGCGGGGCTGCTTTCACGGGCGGCAGCAGCGACCAGTGGGCGCTGAAGGGAGCCCCTTGAGCGATCCAGTCGGTCAGCAATTGCTTCTGCTTGGCCGTGAGCGGTTTGTGGAAATCGACCGGCGGCATGACATCGCCTTCGTCGTCGCTGGCGATCCGCGCGATCAGAGTGCTGGCGTCGACGTCGCCGGGGACGATCGCTCGATCGCCGCTGTCGAGTTCCGCCAAAGCCGGTTCGGCTTCATCCAATCGCAGTCCCGCCTGACGGTGTTCCGCATCGGGACCGTGGCAGGAAAAGCAATGGTTGGAGAGGATGGGACGAATGTCGCGATTGAAATCGACCTGCGATTGTTCGGCAAAACAACAAAGATGCCAAACCAGGCACAGACCCATCGACGATAGAATGCGTAGCAACATGGGCGACTGCAAAGTGGATGGAAGGTGATAGGTGGGAGCCGGCGGGACGCGTTCCAGCGTTCCTTCTTATTCTATACGTCCGTGAAACCGGATATCAACGAATTGAACGGTTCGTTCGGGATTTCACGTCGATGACTGCCTGGGGGCGGCGGTGGATTGTGTCGGTCGCGCGGCATATTCGACTTGTGTCGGGGCCTGCGATAATAATGGCTAAGGGCCCGGCGCCCAGGCGTTCCCCTCGCAATGACTGGGTTTCTGCACAACGATCACAATGGCTGAGTGAAATGAAGATGAAAGTTCGCAGCGGTGGCGGTTTCCGAGCGATCCTCTATACGCTCAAGAAAGGACGCGAGGTCGGCGGCGTCTTGAAGATGTATAACGCCATGCGAACGCGGAACGCTTGTAAGACGTGCGCCTTGGGTATGGGCGGCCAGAAGGGTGGCATGGTCAACGAGCGCGGGGCGTTTCCCGAGGTCTGCAAGAAGAGTTTGCAGGCGATGGCGGCCGATTTGCAGCCGGCCGTTTTACCCACCTTCTGGGATCAGCATCCGGTCGAGCAGTTGTCGCAGATGACGCCGCGCGAACTGGAGCATTGCGGTCGGCTGGTCCAGCCGGTGATCTACCGCCGCGGGGCCTCTCATTTCCAAACGATCTCGTGGGAGGAGTCGCTATCGCGGATCGCCACCAAGCTCCGCTCGCTAACGCCCGACGAAACGTTTTGGTATTTCAGTGGCCGCAGCAGCAACGAAGCGGGCTTCTTGCTGCAGTTGCTCGCTCGACTCTACGGAACCAATAACGTTAATAACTGCAGCTACTACTGTCACCAGGCGAGTGGCGTCGGGCTGCAGTCGTCGGTCGGCAGCGGAACGGCGACGATTGTGTTGGAGGATCTGGAGCAGGCTGATCTTGTTTTTGTGATCGGCGGCAACCCGGCCAGCAATCATCCGCGGATGATGACAAGTCTGATGCATGTGCGCCGTCGCGGCGGTCACGTGATCGTTATCAATCCGGTTCGCGAGACCGGGATGGTCAACTTTCGGATTCCCAGCGATCCGATCAGCCTGTTGTTTGGAACCAAGATCGCTTCGCATTATGTGCAACCTCACATCGGCGGCGACCTGGCGTTGCTGTGGGGCATCGCCAAACAGTGCTTCGAAGATGAGACGCTCGACCGCTCGTTCCTCGATGCCCACTGCACCGATTCGGCCGCTTGGATCGACGCCGTCGCCGCGATGTCGTGGGACGAGATCGTGGCAAAATCGGGGATCGACCGCGATCAGATCCGCACCGTTGCGGGCGTTTATGCCAAGTCGCGGCGGACGGTTTTTGCGTGGACGATGGGGATCACGCATCACGCTCATGGAGTGCAAAACGTGCAAGCGATCGCTAACCTCGCGATGGCGCGCGGAATGCTTGGCCGTCCCGGATGCGGGCTGCTGCCGATCCGCGGGCACAGCAATGTGCAGGGGATCGGTTCGGTTGGCGTGACGCCAAAACTGAAGGAC
Above is a genomic segment from Rosistilla ulvae containing:
- a CDS encoding PSD1 and planctomycete cytochrome C domain-containing protein, giving the protein MLLRILSSMGLCLVWHLCCFAEQSQVDFNRDIRPILSNHCFSCHGPDAEHRQAGLRLDEAEPALAELDSGDRAIVPGDVDASTLIARIASDDEGDVMPPVDFHKPLTAKQKQLLTDWIAQGAPFSAHWSLLPPVKAAPPAISDPSIQADGPIDQFIARKAIDAGLSINPPADRRSLIRRATFDLTGLPPTLQEVRDFVDDKSPNAYEKLIDRLLESKRFGEHQARYWLDLVRYGDTHGLHLDNYREMWPYRDWVIAAINDNKPLDEFITEQLAGDLIPNATLQQQIASGFNRLNVTTSEGGSIYDEVYVRNCVDRVSAFGTVFLGMTTGCAVCHDHKFDPISARDFYSLFAYFNSLDGRALDGNKKDHPPTVQVPTAEHESQLKQLREELDLLDIEMEGDLTGVDEAQHRWEQRLTGGQAIQWVPLIPDKVTTESDLKLEQLEDGSVKATGTPAATDTLVIEAPVPAGDNWQLLQLEVLAEENKPGGISSNGNAVLTEMEVEIASPMSGNRWLPVKLIYGEADYEQPDGKFAIGYAFDGKQDKDAGWAIGGHLNPGTRSAWLVASSFLTDGADSRLRIKLHFKSQWAGHQFGQVRLSVSDAVPQPAADQQLVLGDWDQTGPFPVEYPTAGYFRTFASEGRKFNADEKFGSHEVPWTKQPTYADAAAHDLPTVGDEPSVVLLHRTIEAKTPQKVTLLLGTQDGLVLFVNQKKQGELQQQRDFASLRDEYEIDLKQGVNHILLKVVSHGGRPSRFAFAVRSPSAPVPASIVEIAKLDPAARTDDQADAIRAYYRRVASIDPDWLVLRAQKDGLLNQITAVEKSFPTTLVWKELKEPRPSHVLLRGEYDQKGEVVPRAVPAALPPLPEGVPNDRMGLAKWLTDPSHPLTARVAVNRYWQQLFGTGIVKTSEDFGAQGEPPSHPQLLDWLAIDFRDSGWDVKRMVKQIMMSQTYRRDQHVSPQQRDSDPSNRLLARGARFRLDAEMLRDQALMASGLLVEKQGGPSVKPPQPEGLWEAVGYSGSDTVNFKPDSGEKIYRRSLYTFWKRTSGPPTMTMLDAPSRESCTARRERTNTPLQALMMLNELQFVECSRNLGQRVIAEGGSDDAQKIAWAFETLTSRTPSETETAELVGLLNDARAAFAKDPENANRLIKLGQSPTPDSIDPIELAAWTAVASTLINLDEVVTK
- a CDS encoding DUF1501 domain-containing protein, yielding MTIDALNQYRQLLTRRHFFRNASLGLGTAALASMPGSPLHAATAGAGLQGTPGLANLPHHQPKAKRAIYLFMSGAPSQMDMWDYKPKMADWFDKDLPETIRQGQRLTTMTSGQSRFPIAPSIYKFAQHGKAGTWASELVPHMAKKVDEISMIRSMWTEAINHDPAITYICTGDQLPGKPSLGSWLSYGLGNENENLPSFLVMTASWSGRQQAQALYNRLWGSGFLPSKFQGVSLRSAGDPVLYLSNPSGLDAGVRRRMLDSLSRLNQQTYEAIGDPETNARIAQYEMAFRMQTSIPELADLSDEPQHVLDLYGPDVMRPGSYANCCILARRMAERGVRFTQIFHRGWDQHGNLPGDLPKQCKDTDQPNAGLLTDLKQRGLLDDTLVVWGGEFGRTIYCQGKLTQKTYGRDHHPKCFTVWMAGAGIKQGVVHGETDEFSYNVTADPVHIRDLNATILNQLGIDHSRFTYPFQGLDQRLTGVTEANVIRPILA